In Lineus longissimus chromosome 7, tnLinLong1.2, whole genome shotgun sequence, a genomic segment contains:
- the LOC135490942 gene encoding uncharacterized protein LOC135490942: protein MSRNTESTGWRKDEPPDKRRRTDGTVPPEDANLWGGDDWDETDYADIDVLCSQPINDESSKNDFLKPRIVAPVSKNKVSACPSGSFTSSFDSKSATGTFSQGSSISAHNPRVQTNLSYPLHSGAKPKSTYPPLLVAPKPKTYPLQKSTIQTDVNQNLAPRNTGPSPNFQKLGRQTNAPGLGSNGSSSSIQLSQPQDNFVDSIKKELEKVREENDQMKKLMQSAKEEQYGKDGQIRILRESLSKKEAELFKQRQERSKDIDEKVHDYVEREKAHIKKENVLVEKIEKLKAALQFKDHEISEVQSNLKRLEQRTQSPHTAMSPSHQSPRAGKRPMTELKKSPVTPKSVKMAFPNRRTFMASESVGERSTPSPILNVKREGEKPTPPPVLNMKKEIFGGSPLAMSSAKSAADIKQEADVKGRLRKYALKVASCKGAVSGRHLMARLVDHHDSTDEKEGDLVKLLNNAGSPPKAKEAVTPGSKPRLKSQSSLEAEQEEYRFGARCCRQARSGLTKLLSHSCNQSINSKILSSKTSGACDLLPIIETSLKHYLDYQSELDSNKKSGSGSNSNKSLSYDSSLESVSSSMRSLEISRHLSVKSVADTALKILCKLVCYSEEVRDFLLATDREMISGIDPLGSRGDEPTAKIAEPKPGTSHDRAGGGDAESVFQPSGILHMLFKLVAPSISDDKPTTSDTTELTLKILTMLARLGSIKQMEQFLPLVAKTTLSKCLSLTSEANLIMRTVELLQALSISKKVVSSFCTQTADCCLFLDVYSVCLVRHNGWTTQEHTAICDKVVNFLWTVVSHHKGGVTLLLESDCSCSVEVVKSLVVVLNDEMVLYKNGHCECEQSYNVLARGIKLLQIFSLRDQLFVDHWADVELQYISLVSSMQLLLKQMNSPDESMTMAIQDLWEVDELFLQGLEADHEEEESPMEKS, encoded by the exons ATGAGTAGAAATACTGAGAGTACTGGATGGCGTAAGGATGAACCACCGGATAAAAGAAGACGCACAGATGGGACTGTGCCTCCTGAAGATGCCAACCTATGGGGTGGAGATGATTGGGATGAAACTGACTATGCAGATATTGATGTATTGTGCTCGCAGCCTATAAATGATGAATCATCCAAAAACGACTTTCTTAAACCAAGGATTGTTGCACCAGTGTCAAAAAATAAGGTTTCAGCCTGTCCTTCTGGTTCGTTTACTAGTAGTTTTGATTCTAAAAGTGCAACTGGAACATTTTCTCAGGGATCATCCATTTCTGCCCACAACCCAAGAGTTCAGACAAATTTGTCTTATCCATTGCATTCTGGAGCAAAACCCAAATCAACCTATCCACCTCTACTGGTGGCCCCGAAACCCAAAACTTACCCACTACAGAAATCAACAATTCAGACTGATGTCAATCAGAACCTCGCACCTCGGAATACAGGGCCTTCGCCAAACTTTCAAAAACTAGGAAGACAAACCAATGCACCAGGCCTTGGGTCCAATGGTTCCTCAAGTAGCATCCAGCTCTCGCAACCACAGGATAACTTTGTTGACTCTATCAAAAAGGAGTTGGAGAAAGTAAGGGAGGAAAATGACCAAATGAAGAAATTG ATGCAGAGTGCGAAGGAAGAGCAGTATGGTAAAGATGGGCAAATCAGGATACTAAGAGAATCACTCTCTAAGAAGGAGGCAGAACTATTCAAACAGAGACAGGAACGATCTAAAGATATCGATGAGAAAGTTCACGATTATGTTGAGCGAGAAAAGGCGCATATCAAAAAGGAAAATGTACTCGTGGAAAAGATTGAAAAGTTGAAAGCGGCATTACAGTTCAAGGACCATGAAATTTCAGAGGTGCAGTCTAATCTGAAAAGACTTGAACAGAGAACACAGTCTCCTCATACTGCCATGAGTCCTTCCCATCAGAGCCCTAGGGCGGGGAAGCGGCCTATGACGGAGTTGAAGAAGTCGCCAGTCACGCCAAAATCAGTTAAAATGGCATTTCCAAATCGGAGGACATTCATGGCATCTGAATCTGTAGGGGAGAGGTCCACTCCTTCGCCCATATTGAATGTGAAAAGAGAAGGCGAGAAGCCCACCCCTCCACCCGTGTTGaacatgaaaaaagaaatttttggCGGGAGTCCTCTGGCTATGAGTTCGGCCAAATCTGCAGCAGATATTAAGCAAGAAGCTGATGTGAAAGGTCGTCTTCGGAAATACGCATTGAAGGTTGCTAGCTGCAAAG gtgcTGTGTCTGGGCGACATCTAATGGCAAGGCTGGTAGACCACCATGACTCAACAGATGAGAAAGAGGGCGACCTGGTCAAGTTACTGAACAATGCAGGTTCCCCTCCCAAAGCAAAGGAAGCTGTAACACCTGGCTCCAAACCTCGATTAAAAAGTCAGTCAAGCCTTGAAGCTGAGCAAGAGGAATATCGTTTTGGGGCTAGATGCTGTCGGCAGGCCAGGTCTGGTCTCACTAAACTTCTATCACATTCCTGCAATCAGAGCATAAACTCTAAAATACTCTCTTCGAAGACATCCGGTGCATGTGACTTATTACCGATTATTGAAACGTCATTGAAACACTACTTAGACTATCAATCTGAACTAGATTCGAATAAGAAATCAGGGTCTGGTTCGAATTCGAACAAGAGCTTAAGTTATGACAGCAGTTTAGAATCTGTGAGTTCTTCAATGAGGAGTTTGGAAATATCACGTCATTTGTCTGTCAAAAGTGTCGCGGATACGGCGTTGAAGATTCTCTGCAAGTTAGTGTGCTATAGTGAAGAAGTGAGAGACTTTTTGTTGGCCACGGATCGGGAGATGATCTCTGGTATTGATCCATTGGGATCTCGTGGCGATGAGCCTACTGCCAAG ATCGCTGAACCCAAACCTGGCACATCACATGATCGAGCAGGTGGGGGTGATGCAGAGTCAGTCTTCCAGCCATCCGGTATTCTGCACATGCTGTTCAAATTGGTTGCACCTTCGATATCTGAT GATAAACCAACCACTTCAGACACGACTGAACTAACTCTGAAGATTCTGACAATGTTGGCAAGACTGGGCAGCATCAAACAGATGGAACAGTTCCTCCCTCTGGTAGCCAAGACAACACTTAGCAAATGCCTCAGCTTGACGTCAGAAGCCAACTTAATCATGAGGACAGTAGAACTTCTGCAAGCTCTTTCGATATCTAAGAAGGTGGTCTCCTCGTTTTGTACTCAAACAG CTGATTGCTGCCTTTTCCTCGATGTCTACAGTGTCTGCCTTGTGAGGCATAATGGCTGGACTACGCAGGAGCATACAGCTATTTGTGACAAG GTTGTGAATTTCCTCTGGACTGTGGTCAGTCACCACAAAGGTGGTGTGACATTGCTGCTAGAATCAGACTGTTCATGCAGTGTTGAG GTTGTGAAGTCTCTGGTGGTAGTACTCAACGATGAAATGGTGCTCTACAAAAATGGTCATTGTGAATGCGAACAGAGCTACAATGTCTTAGCGCGTGGAATCAAGCTCCTTCAAATCTTCAGCCTCCGAGATCAGTTGTTCGTGGACCACTGGGCTGATGTTGAGTTGCAGTATATCAGTTTGGTCAGCTCAATGCAGCTCCTGCTCAAACAGATGAACAGCCCTGATGAGTCTATGA CCATGGCCATTCAGGATCTGTGGGAAGTTGATGAACTGTTTTTACAAGGACTTGAAGCTGATCATGAAGAGGAGGAATCCCCGATGGAGAAATCGTAA
- the LOC135490995 gene encoding uncharacterized protein LOC135490995, whose protein sequence is MKMICNGEMSRISRVVWILLIALVSELRPAVALQDCITGLIECSRPMMYPTILTVLGNASNPETRKTPCTAYKQYTSCMANNGDECNSEYEYIMGRRLVENGMGRLCNDQEEYVYKEYQKHASCYVKSPKMAKCVDEMVKKLQDGTNMADNELCSPTLKMLTCLSDQVRANCGGNALKLSLILLPSTFPFEFVSCLEELDKLTDSKNFFQEMTDDDGKQMNKAYISWLVSSGSTKYSQGAVIFSVLVSVAFWLISRSRS, encoded by the exons AGCTGCGCCCCGCTGTCGCCCTGCAGGACTGTATCACTGGCCTCATTGAATGCAGCAGACCAATGATGTACCCAACAATTTTGACGGTACTGGGAAACGCATCAAATCCGGAAACACGCAAAACACCTTGCAC GGCTTACAAACAGTATACAAGCTGTATGGCGAATAACGGTGATGAATGCAATTCGGAATATGAATATATCATGGGGAGGAGGTTGGTAGAAAACGGTATGGGGAGATTATGTAATGACCAAGAGGAATACGTTTACAAAG AATATCAAAAACACGCCAGCTGTTACGTTAAGAGTCCTAAAATGGCAAAATGTGTCGACGAAATGGTGAAGAAGTTACAGGACGGCACTAATATGGCTGATAATGAGTTATGCAG CCCTACGCTGAAGATGTTAACTTGCCTGAGCGACCAAGTGCGGGCTAACTGTGGAGGGAATGCCCTCAAACTCTCCTTGATTCTCCTGCCCTCTACCTTCCCGTTCGAGTTTGTCTCCTGTCTAGAGGAGCTTGACAAGCTCACAGACAGCAAGAACTTCTTCCAAGAGATGACAGACGATGACGGAAAGCAGATGAACAAGGCTTATATCTCCTGGTTGGTGTCGTCCGGGTCTACAAAATATAGCCAAGGAGCAGTTATCTTTTCAGTTTTAGTCTCTGTGGCGTTTTGGTTgatatcaaggtcaaggtcatga